One segment of Balaenoptera ricei isolate mBalRic1 chromosome 8, mBalRic1.hap2, whole genome shotgun sequence DNA contains the following:
- the ZFTA gene encoding zinc finger translocation-associated protein yields the protein MEPGGDHRSRSGGGRGGPGPAAASARGRRLPPAGSSGGAEPEEDDGGQDLQLEGGALGTWGSAPLPSSRARGPASSGRKYSDHCEARASRPGKSRIPGRDHRRYYHDHWRLEYLMDFNPARHGMVCMVCGSSLATLKLSTIKRHIRQKHPYSLHWSPREKEVISNSWDAHLGLGACGEAEGLGAQGAEEEEEEEEEEEEEGAGLQACPPKGPGKAPAGGGSRRQRRGGPGAPRARRRRLSASRRAGGSRGLGARRLERRLKESLQNWFRAECLMDYDPRGNRLVCMACGRALPSLHLDDIRAHVLEVHPSSLGLSGPQRSALLQAWGGQPEALSELTQPSPPDDDLVPQDLTRKSRDSAPAAGAPSSQDLSPPDVKEEAGWVPERPGPAEEEELEEGERVGIPGRSPRGRDHRRHYQERWRLEYLMELDGGRRGLVCMVCGGALASLKMSTIKRHIRQRHPGSTRLSGPVRALIAQEWSEKAAHLLALGLPRPESPRDPAAPSTAAASEEGGGEEEEEPEEEEEWWGDVPLSPGEPSERPAEEEEDDEDGPEPGGLAFPPLPPPPPPPPPPPPPPRSREQRRNYQPRWRGEYLMDYDGSRRGLVCMVCGGALATLKVSTIKRHILQVHPFSMDFTPEERQTILEAYEEAALRCYGHEGFGPPAPAPRDGGADLKAGAVCRA from the exons ATGGAGCCTGGCGGGGACCACCGGAGCCGGAGCGGCGGCGGCAGGGGCGGCCCCGGGCCAGCAGCGGCCTCGGCACGGGGCCGACGGCTGCCGCCCGCCGGATCGAGCGGCGGCGCGGAGCCCGAGGAGGACGACGGCG GGCAAGATCTTCAGCTGGAAGGGGGTGCCTTGGGGACCTGGGGGAGTgcccccctgccctcctccagggCCAGGGGACCAGCATCCTCAGGCAGGAAATACTCAGACCACTGTGAGGCCCGGGCCTCGAGGCCTGGAAAGAGCCGCATCCCTGGCCGTGACCACCGGCGCTACTACCACGACCACTGGCGGCTGGAGTACCTGATGGACTTCAACCCTGCCCGTCACGGCATGGTGTGCATGGTGTGCGGCAGCTCCCTGGCCACTCTCAAGCTCAGCACCATCAAGCGACACATCCGCCAAAAGCACCCCTACTCCCTGCATTGGAGTCCCCGGGAGAAGGAAGTCATCAGCAACAGCTGGGATGCCCACTTGGGGCTGGGGGCCTGTGGAGAGGCTGAGGGCCTAGGGGCCCagggggctgaggaggaggaggaggaggaggaggaagaggaggaggaaggggccgGCCTCCAGGCTTGCCCTCCCAAGGGCCCAG GCAAAGCCCCAGCTGGTGGGGGCAGCCGGCGCCAGCGGCGAGGGGGCCCAGGGGCACCCCGGGCTCGGCGTCGGCGCCTGTCTGCCTCCCGGAGGGCTGGGGGCAGCAGGGGGCTGGGTGCCCGGCGCCTGGAGCGGAGGCTGAAGGAGTCCCTGCAGAACTGGTTCCGGGCAGAGTGTCTCATGGACTATGACCCGCGGGGGAACCGGCTGGTGTGCATGGCCTGTGGCCGGGCGCTACCCAGCTTGCACCTGGATGACATCCGTGCCCACGTGCTGGAGGTGCACCCCAGCTCCCTGGGGCTCAGCGGCCCCCAGCGCAGCGCCCTGCTGCAAGCCTGGGGTGGCCAGCCTGAGGCACTGTCTGAGCTCACCCAGCCCTCCCCACCAG ACGATGACCTCGTCCCCCAGGACCTGACCAGAAAGAGCCGGGACTCGGCCCCCGCTGCTGGAGCCCCCTCCTCTCAGGATCTCAGCCCCCCAGACGTAAAGGAAGAGGCTGGCTGGGTCCCTGAGAGGCCCGGGccggcagaggaggaggagctggaggagggcgAGAGGGTGGGGATCCCGGGCCGGTCTCCGCGGGGCCGCGACCACCGCCGCCACTACCAGGAGCGCTGGCGGCTGGAGTACCTCATGGAGTTGGACGGCGGCCGGCGCGGCCTGGTGTGCATGGTGTGCGGGGGCGCGCTGGCCTCGCTCAAGATGAGCACCATCAAGCGGCACATCCGCCAGCGCCACCCGGGCTCCACGCGCCTCAGCGGGCCAGTCAGGGCCCTCATCGCCCAGGAGTGGAGCGAGAAGGCCGCCCACCTGCTGGCCTTGGGGCTGCCCCGCCCCGAGTCCCCCAGGGACCCTGCCGCCCCCAGCACAGCCGCAGCCTccgaggaggggggaggggaagaggaggaggagccagaggaggaggaggagtggtgGG GCGATGTCCCGCTTTCCCCTGGAGAACCGTCGGAGCGGCCCGCCGAGGAAGAGGAGGACGATGAGGACGGCCCAGAGCCCGGGGGACTCGCTTTCccaccgctgccgccgccgccacctcccccgccgccgccgccgcccccgccccgcagcCGAGAACAGCGGCGGAACTACCAGCCGCGCTGGCGGGGCGAGTACCTGATGGACTACGACGGCAGCCGGCGCGGCCTGGTGTGCATGGTGTGCGGGGGCGCGCTGGCCACGCTCAAGGTCAGCACCATCAAGCGGCACATTCTGCAGGTGCACCCCTTCTCCATGGACTTCACGCCCGAGGAGCGCCAGACCATCCTGGAGGCCTACGAGGAGGCGGCACTACGCTGCTACGGCCACGAGGGCTTTGGACCGCCCGCCCCGGCGCCGCGCGACGGCGGCGCGGACCTCAAGGCGGGCGCCGTGTGTCGGGCGTAG